From Phenylobacterium immobile (ATCC 35973), a single genomic window includes:
- a CDS encoding RcnB family protein, producing MKRMPIKRVLLATAGVLLSVAPIAAVPAFAQEGRQRPERQQERGQQGRQQQDRVQQERGPNRAQQNPGQGGWHTDRADTPRAEAQARPEGEARPANQAQPQRPPQAPRQAGDNNGRGYRPGDNRRVWADQPQSNAPRQVQPQRQDPRIDRGPAERRNDPRWSDRGARQVDPRRDDRRYDDRRYDNRQGDRRWDDRGYDNNRRWSQNGYFGYGPRWNAPQRYRLPAYRPPIGFGFRAWSFGQILPQVYYSDSYVLNDFWNYGLPEPPPGTFWVRSGADALLVEQGSGYIIEVAANLFW from the coding sequence ATGAAGCGCATGCCGATCAAGCGCGTGCTCTTGGCGACAGCCGGCGTCCTGCTGAGCGTCGCCCCCATAGCTGCGGTCCCCGCCTTCGCTCAAGAAGGCCGCCAACGTCCGGAGCGTCAACAGGAACGCGGCCAACAAGGCCGCCAGCAGCAGGATCGTGTCCAGCAGGAGCGCGGCCCCAATCGCGCTCAGCAAAACCCTGGCCAGGGCGGATGGCACACCGACCGGGCCGACACACCCCGGGCTGAGGCCCAAGCACGCCCGGAAGGCGAGGCGCGTCCGGCAAATCAAGCGCAGCCGCAACGCCCGCCGCAAGCGCCGCGGCAGGCGGGTGACAACAATGGCCGCGGCTATCGGCCTGGTGACAATCGCCGCGTCTGGGCCGACCAGCCGCAGTCGAATGCGCCGCGCCAGGTCCAGCCCCAGAGGCAAGATCCGCGCATCGACCGTGGTCCTGCGGAGCGCCGTAATGACCCTCGTTGGAGCGACCGCGGCGCCCGCCAAGTCGACCCGCGTCGCGATGATCGCCGCTATGACGACCGTCGCTATGACAATCGTCAGGGCGACCGTCGCTGGGATGATCGGGGCTACGACAACAACCGGCGTTGGTCGCAGAACGGCTATTTTGGCTACGGGCCGCGCTGGAATGCGCCGCAACGCTATCGCTTGCCGGCCTACCGTCCGCCGATCGGCTTCGGCTTCCGCGCCTGGTCGTTCGGTCAGATCCTGCCTCAGGTCTATTACTCGGACAGCTATGTGCTGAATGACTTCTGGAACTACGGTCTGCCTGAGCCGCCTCCGGGGACCTTCTGGGTCCGCTCGGGCGCCGACGCCCTGTTGGTCGAGCAAGGCAGCGGCTACATCATCGAGGTCGCCGCAAACCTTTTCTGGTGA
- the ruvC gene encoding crossover junction endodeoxyribonuclease RuvC, whose product MNAPIRPLRILGLDPGLRHTGWGVVAVDGARLSHIAHGVVSPPDKAAFADRLLALFEGLEAVIAAHRPDEAAVEETFVNSNAASSLKLGHARACALLAPARAGLPVAEYAARLVKKSVVGAGGADKAQVAFMIQRLLPTAGAVTADAADALAVAIAHAHGRKARAFAASLPR is encoded by the coding sequence ATGAACGCGCCGATTCGACCCCTTCGCATCCTCGGGCTTGATCCGGGCCTGCGCCACACCGGCTGGGGCGTGGTGGCGGTCGATGGCGCGCGCCTCAGCCATATCGCCCACGGGGTTGTGTCGCCCCCCGACAAGGCGGCGTTCGCCGACCGGCTGCTGGCGCTTTTCGAGGGGCTGGAAGCCGTGATCGCCGCGCACCGTCCGGACGAAGCCGCGGTCGAGGAGACCTTCGTCAATTCGAACGCCGCATCCTCGCTGAAGCTCGGTCACGCGCGCGCCTGCGCCCTGCTGGCGCCGGCCCGCGCTGGACTGCCGGTCGCTGAATATGCGGCCCGCCTGGTGAAGAAATCAGTGGTGGGCGCCGGCGGGGCTGACAAGGCCCAGGTCGCCTTCATGATCCAACGCCTTCTACCGACGGCCGGCGCCGTGACCGCCGACGCCGCTGACGCGTTGGCGGTTGCCATCGCCCACGCTCACGGCCGCAAGGCGCGCGCCTTCGCAGCGAGCCTGCCGCGATGA
- the ruvA gene encoding Holliday junction branch migration protein RuvA: MIGRLRGLVAEIGEDEAMIDVAGVGYVVRCGARTLSRLPAAGEEALLHVETQWGEQTGMTLYGFLTRDERRTFLALKAIQGVGPKAALAVLDVLPPAELAQAVARQDKALVARAQGVGPKLALRIVVELKDKPLTAGPAAFAPIDMGSPAAAAAPSAAGEAVAALMSLGVAEVNARRVIDQAVMRLGEDAEIAVLIKAGLQELGR; encoded by the coding sequence ATGATTGGCCGTCTGCGCGGCCTCGTGGCTGAGATCGGCGAGGACGAAGCCATGATCGATGTCGCTGGCGTGGGGTACGTTGTCCGCTGCGGCGCGCGCACGCTATCGCGTCTGCCGGCCGCCGGCGAAGAAGCTCTGCTGCATGTCGAAACCCAATGGGGCGAGCAGACCGGCATGACGCTCTACGGATTTCTCACGCGCGACGAGCGACGGACGTTCCTGGCGCTCAAGGCGATTCAGGGCGTGGGGCCCAAGGCGGCGCTGGCGGTGCTCGATGTCCTACCGCCCGCTGAACTCGCGCAAGCCGTCGCCCGTCAGGACAAGGCCCTCGTCGCCCGCGCCCAGGGCGTGGGGCCGAAGCTCGCCCTACGCATCGTCGTGGAGCTGAAGGATAAGCCGCTGACGGCCGGACCCGCCGCCTTCGCGCCCATCGATATGGGTTCACCGGCGGCGGCGGCGGCGCCTAGCGCCGCTGGCGAGGCGGTCGCCGCCCTTATGAGCCTGGGCGTCGCCGAGGTGAACGCGCGCCGCGTGATCGATCAGGCGGTGATGCGCCTGGGTGAAGACGCCGAGATCGCCGTCCTGATCAAGGCCGGCCTGCAGGAGCTGGGGCGTTGA